In Arthrobacter sp. QXT-31, one genomic interval encodes:
- a CDS encoding alpha/beta fold hydrolase, with product MAFITVGQENSTDIELYYEDHGTGQAVVLIHGYPLDGSSWEKQTAALLDAGYRVITYDRRGFGKSSKPTVGYDYDTFAADLNTVLTTLDLNDAVLVGFSMGTGEVARYLSTFGSARVAKAAFLGSLEPYLLQTDDNPTGVPQSVFDGLAEAVKGDRYAFFTEFFKNFYNSETFLGTPRLSEESVRASWNLAASSGAFASVAAQPTWITDFRSDIPKIDVPALIVHGTADNILPIDATGREFSKALPEADYVEIDGAPHGLLWTHGAEVNEALLAFLRK from the coding sequence ATGGCTTTCATCACCGTTGGACAGGAAAACAGCACCGACATCGAGCTCTACTACGAAGACCACGGAACCGGACAGGCTGTTGTCCTCATCCACGGCTATCCCCTGGACGGATCCTCCTGGGAGAAGCAGACGGCCGCCCTGCTGGACGCCGGCTACCGCGTCATCACCTACGACCGCCGCGGCTTCGGCAAGTCCAGCAAGCCCACCGTCGGATACGACTACGACACGTTCGCCGCCGACCTCAACACGGTCCTGACCACCCTGGACCTCAACGACGCGGTGCTGGTGGGCTTCTCGATGGGAACCGGCGAAGTGGCGCGGTATCTCTCCACGTTCGGGTCTGCCCGCGTGGCCAAGGCCGCTTTCCTCGGTTCCCTGGAACCCTACCTGCTGCAGACCGACGACAACCCGACGGGCGTGCCGCAGTCCGTCTTTGACGGCCTGGCCGAGGCCGTCAAAGGGGACCGCTACGCCTTCTTCACGGAGTTCTTCAAGAACTTCTACAACAGCGAGACCTTCCTGGGCACGCCGCGGCTCAGCGAGGAGTCCGTCCGGGCCAGCTGGAACCTCGCCGCGAGCTCAGGCGCCTTTGCCTCTGTGGCCGCCCAGCCCACGTGGATCACCGACTTCCGCTCCGACATTCCGAAGATCGATGTCCCGGCGCTGATCGTGCACGGCACGGCTGACAACATCCTGCCCATTGACGCCACTGGCCGCGAGTTCAGCAAGGCGCTCCCGGAGGCTGACTACGTGGAGATCGACGGCGCCCCGCACGGCCTGCTCTGGACCCACGGAGCAGAGGTCAACGAGGCCCTGCTGGCCTTCCTGCGCAAGTAG
- a CDS encoding LLM class flavin-dependent oxidoreductase: MKRIGFLSFGHWGPVQGSRTRTARDALLQGIELAVAAEELGIDGAFFRVHHFARQQAAPFPLLAAAAARTSRIELGTGVIDMRYENPLYMAEEAAATDLISGGRLQLGISRGSPEPARNGAAAFGYVPREGETDADMARRHAEEFRRAIAGAGVVQADPRYAGGATGLLPVQPRSEGLPERIWWGAGTRKTAVWAAEQGMNLMSSTLLTEDTGVPFHELQAEQIAMFRAAWAAAGHGREPRVSVSRSVLPLADDEDRQYFGLSALREGRDQVGALDGTLARFGKSYVGEPDVIAAELAADTAVQAADTLLLTVPNQLGVEYNAKLLGTIARHVAPALGWTPQQVRERA, from the coding sequence ATGAAACGAATTGGCTTCCTGTCCTTCGGCCACTGGGGCCCGGTGCAGGGTTCCCGCACCCGGACCGCCCGCGACGCGCTGCTGCAGGGGATCGAACTGGCCGTGGCCGCGGAGGAACTGGGCATCGACGGCGCGTTTTTCCGCGTGCACCATTTCGCCCGCCAGCAGGCCGCGCCGTTCCCGCTGCTCGCGGCTGCCGCGGCGCGCACCAGCCGCATTGAACTCGGCACCGGGGTCATCGACATGCGCTACGAGAATCCGCTGTATATGGCCGAGGAGGCAGCGGCCACGGATCTCATCAGCGGCGGCCGGCTCCAGCTTGGCATCAGCCGCGGTTCACCCGAGCCTGCCCGCAACGGCGCCGCCGCCTTCGGCTATGTGCCGCGGGAGGGCGAAACGGATGCCGACATGGCGCGCCGCCACGCCGAGGAGTTCCGGCGGGCCATCGCCGGCGCCGGCGTGGTGCAGGCGGATCCGCGCTACGCCGGCGGGGCCACCGGGCTGCTGCCTGTCCAGCCCCGCTCGGAGGGGCTGCCCGAACGGATCTGGTGGGGAGCCGGCACCCGGAAGACGGCGGTCTGGGCTGCCGAGCAGGGGATGAACCTCATGAGCTCAACCCTGCTGACCGAAGATACCGGGGTGCCGTTCCATGAACTGCAGGCCGAACAGATCGCCATGTTCCGTGCGGCATGGGCAGCGGCCGGCCACGGCCGTGAACCGCGGGTCTCGGTCAGCCGCAGCGTCCTGCCGCTGGCTGACGACGAGGACCGGCAGTACTTCGGTCTGAGCGCCCTCCGCGAGGGCCGGGACCAGGTTGGCGCCTTGGACGGCACCCTGGCCCGCTTCGGCAAGAGCTACGTCGGTGAGCCGGACGTCATCGCCGCGGAGCTCGCCGCTGATACTGCCGTACAGGCCGCGGACACACTCCTGCTCACGGTCCCCAACCAGCTCGGTGTTGAGTACAACGCCAAACTCCTGGGGACCATCGCCCGGCACGTTGCCCCCGCCCTGGGCTGGACGCCGCAGCAGGTGCGGGAACGGGCGTGA
- a CDS encoding nucleoside/nucleotide kinase family protein — protein MTLPNVEPPAVRAFESVEIQQAVAELRSRLTSRRRFLLGVAGSPGSGKSTFSACLADALGTGSALVVPMDGFHLGNAIIDGTPLRQRKGAPDTFDVGGYLSLLQRLARRDEDVVYAPDFRRTIDEPVAASLAIPATVPVIITEGNYLLNEDPRWQQVRAQLDEVWFIDTPHDVRLARLVERHMFYGMDRAAAEAWANGPDAANARLIEATRSRASRVIPWF, from the coding sequence ATGACCCTTCCGAACGTTGAGCCTCCGGCTGTCCGGGCCTTCGAGTCCGTGGAAATCCAGCAGGCAGTGGCCGAACTGCGCAGCAGGCTGACGTCCCGCCGGCGGTTTCTGCTGGGCGTTGCCGGTTCCCCCGGGTCCGGCAAGTCCACCTTCTCGGCCTGCCTGGCAGACGCCCTCGGCACGGGTTCCGCCCTCGTTGTCCCCATGGACGGCTTCCACCTGGGCAACGCCATCATTGACGGCACTCCGCTGCGGCAGCGCAAGGGCGCGCCGGACACGTTCGACGTCGGCGGCTACCTCTCGCTCCTGCAGCGGCTTGCGCGGCGGGACGAGGATGTGGTGTATGCGCCGGACTTCCGGCGGACAATCGATGAGCCCGTTGCCGCATCGCTTGCCATCCCGGCCACCGTCCCCGTCATCATCACCGAGGGAAACTACCTGCTCAATGAGGATCCCCGCTGGCAGCAGGTGCGGGCACAGCTGGACGAGGTGTGGTTCATCGACACACCGCATGACGTGCGCCTTGCCCGCCTCGTGGAACGGCACATGTTCTACGGCATGGACCGGGCGGCGGCCGAGGCGTGGGCCAACGGGCCGGACGCAGCCAATGCCCGCCTGATCGAAGCCACGCGTTCCCGTGCCAGCAGGGTTATCCCCTGGTTTTAG
- a CDS encoding sensor histidine kinase, whose translation MNQSATLEEVVEIGGVITDSRPVDFHRLGLAGCIDRLTVPLRRQGTCVRWETPRHGVEISSGCASLLYQSAQEALSNTFKHAHATDVTVRLAAVFHGIRLMVADNGAGFESALPAAGEVTGHGLRTISQAVEEAGGTVDIISAPGTGTAVTITIPLD comes from the coding sequence ATGAACCAGTCAGCAACTCTCGAGGAAGTCGTCGAAATCGGCGGCGTCATCACCGACAGCCGGCCCGTGGACTTTCACCGGCTGGGGCTCGCCGGGTGCATCGACAGGCTCACAGTCCCGTTGCGGCGCCAAGGCACCTGCGTCCGCTGGGAGACGCCCCGCCACGGGGTGGAGATCTCGTCCGGTTGCGCCTCCCTGCTCTACCAGTCCGCGCAGGAAGCGCTGAGCAACACGTTCAAGCATGCGCACGCCACGGACGTCACGGTCCGGCTTGCCGCAGTCTTCCACGGGATCCGCCTCATGGTCGCCGATAACGGCGCCGGCTTCGAATCGGCTCTGCCCGCGGCAGGAGAAGTCACCGGCCACGGACTCAGGACGATTTCACAGGCTGTCGAGGAGGCAGGCGGGACCGTGGATATCATCTCGGCTCCGGGCACCGGCACGGCCGTCACCATCACCATTCCGCTGGACTGA
- a CDS encoding TetR/AcrR family transcriptional regulator, whose amino-acid sequence MSAPDATGDALLPEEVRTGHSEPVDRILATAYELFSHRGVRDVGINELIERSGVAKSTFYRHFPSKDALVLAFLALRDQVWTVDLIVSEARRRGTTPEGRLLAIFDVFGDWFQRDDFEACTFINVLLEMGPGHPLGEASIGYLARIRGHIQALAEEAGLEHTDEFARSWHILMKGSIISATEGDFLASKRAQQMAGWLIEHHRS is encoded by the coding sequence ATGAGTGCTCCTGATGCAACCGGGGATGCCTTGCTGCCTGAAGAGGTGCGGACCGGCCATAGTGAACCAGTGGACCGGATCCTCGCCACCGCCTACGAGCTTTTTTCCCACCGCGGGGTCCGCGACGTCGGCATCAATGAGCTGATCGAGCGCTCTGGAGTGGCCAAGTCCACGTTTTACCGCCACTTCCCGTCCAAGGACGCGCTGGTCCTGGCATTCCTCGCACTGCGCGACCAGGTATGGACCGTGGACCTGATCGTCTCCGAGGCCAGGCGCAGGGGAACCACCCCCGAAGGGCGGCTGCTGGCCATCTTCGATGTCTTTGGCGACTGGTTCCAGCGGGACGACTTCGAGGCATGCACGTTCATCAACGTCCTGCTCGAGATGGGCCCCGGGCATCCGCTGGGTGAGGCCAGCATCGGCTACCTCGCCAGAATCCGCGGCCACATCCAGGCGCTTGCCGAGGAGGCGGGGCTGGAACACACTGATGAATTCGCCCGCTCCTGGCACATTCTGATGAAGGGTTCCATCATTTCCGCGACGGAAGGCGACTTCCTCGCTTCCAAGCGGGCGCAGCAGATGGCCGGCTGGCTGATCGAGCACCACAGGAGCTGA